From Drosophila virilis strain 15010-1051.87 chromosome X, Dvir_AGI_RSII-ME, whole genome shotgun sequence, the proteins below share one genomic window:
- the LOC6634727 gene encoding uncharacterized protein yields the protein MASSLLWQQLKTFVTRYPITRGMISYSLIWPTGSLIQQTFENKSWGNYDWWRVLRFSMYGGLFVAPTLYGWVKVSSAMWPHTSLRHGVVKAAVETISYTPAAMTCFYFIMSLLESKTIREAVAEVGKKFIPTYKVALAVWPLVATINFSLIPERNRVPFISVCSLCWTCFLAYMKHLEHHEVDQVL from the exons ATGGCCTCCTCACTGCTGTGGCAACAACTGAAGACGTTCGTCACCAGGTATCCCATCACGCGTGGCATGATCTCGTATAGCCTAATATGGCCCACGGGCAGCCTGATACAGCAAACATTTGAGAACAAGAGTTGGG GCAACTATGACTGGTGGCGCGTCCTGCGCTTCAGCATGTACGGTGGACTCTTTGTGGCGCCCACGCTTTACGGTTGGGTTAAG GTTTCCAGCGCCATGTGGCCACATACATCACTGCGCCATGGTGTTGTTAAGGCCGCCGTAGAGACCATTTCGTATACGCCTGCAGCGATGACCTGCTTCTATTTCATTATGAGCCTGCTCGAGTCCAAGACAATACGGGAAGCCGTCGCCGAGGTCGGCAAGAAGTTCATTCCCACCTACAAG GTGGCGCTGGCCGTTTGGCCCCTGGTGGCCACCATCAACTTCTCGCTGATTCCGGAACGCAATCGTGTGCCTTTTATCAGTGTGTGCAGCCTGTGCTGGACATGCTTTCTGGCTTATATGAAGCACTTGGAGCATCATGAGGTGGATCAAGTTCTTTAA
- the pck gene encoding uncharacterized protein pck, whose protein sequence is MRNLGKQQSQDTTDTGVEKGDYPRATNGVVFGAIVTFASFFVLMMSFCSPYWIESYEETRSSFKNMGLWQYCFKNFVYPNYQFPKQFTGCHLIFSHDYYVIREYLLPGWLMAVQGFVTMSFIIVFAVLTLLALTIIRLPLKPVLQYEWLLVRLSYIGTAVSSLFMFLAVCIFGGCAYRRDWLMYPKFNVLGWSYALAVVTFMLLGLAALILQREARQAYEARGEQKNLVMQMEMQEPGYQPPRHHHSQSRSLQGYI, encoded by the exons ATGCGTAATTTGGGCAAACAGCAGTCGCAGGACACTACCGACACGGGTGTGGAAAAGGGCGACTACCCTCGTGCGACAA ATGGAGTTGTATTTGGGGCAATTGTGACTTTTGCCAGCTTCTTTGTGCTGATGATGTCCTTTTGCTCGCCGTACTGGATCGAGTCGTACGAGGAGACACGCAGCAGCTTCAAGAATATGGGCCTGTGGCAATACTGCTTCAAGAATTTCGTCTACCCGAATTATCAGTTCCCCAAGCAATTCACGGGGTGTCACTTGATCTTTTCCCAT GATTATTATGTTATACGTGAATATCTGCTACCCGGCTGGCTGATGGCCGTCCAGGGCTTCGTGACGATGTCCTTCATCATTGTCTTTGCCGTGCTCACCCTGCTGGCGCTCACCATCATCCGGCTGCCTCTGAAGCCTGTGCTGCAGTACGAGTGGCTGCTGGTCCGCCTCTCGTACATCGGCACCGCCGTCTCAT CTCTGTTCATGTTCTTGGCCGTGTGCATATTTGGTGGCTGCGCCTATCGTCGCGACTGGCTCATGTATCCGAAATTCAATGTGCTTGGCTGGTCGTATGCCCTCGCAGTGGTCACCTTTATGCTGCTCGGTCTAGCTGCCCTCATACTACAGCGCGAAGCACGCCAGGCATACGAGGCGCGTGGCGAGCAAAAGAACCTGGTCATGCAGATGGAAATGCAGGAGCCGGGCTACCAGCCGCCGCGTCATCATCACAGTCAATCGCGCAGCCTGCAGGGCTATATatag